The Hymenobacter swuensis DY53 genome includes the window CCTACTCACGGCGCAAAGCGTGCGGGCTCTGGAACAGTTCTTCGGCGCGCCGCTACCTGATTACTGGCAGACCCACACCCGCCCCGGCAAACCGGGCAAAACGGCCCCGCTGGGCCGTAGTAGCGTACACCTGCTCATCACCAATCTGGTAGTGCCGTTGCGGGTGGCGTATGCCCGTTCCTTGGGGAATATGGAGCAGGTGGAAGCGGCCGTGAGCCTGCTCGACCAGCTGCCGCCCGAGCACAATCACTACACGGAAGAGTACGAAACAGCCGGCTTCCGCAACACCTCCGCCGCCGATTCGCAAGCCTTACTAGCTCTGCAGCGGGGCTATTGCGCGTCGCGCCACTGCGTGCACTGCGGTATCGGGAGTGCGCTGTTACAGCGCAAGTAAGCCCGGGAGTTGGATGCGGCGGTTACCTTTGAGGCGAGTTTAACCAATTCGCCTTGTGCTGCCGAAAGTTCTTCTTGCGCTGAGCCTCAATGCCGGGCTGTTGTGGCTGTTGCTGCGCTGGCTGCCGCGTGTGCGGCAGTTGCCGGTAGTAGGCCGCTGGGTGCTCCCGACGCTGGGCCTCAAGCTGGTAGCCACCGGGTTGTCGGTACTACTACTGAGTGAGGACGCCAAGTACTTTCTGCTGTGGGCGGCCCGCCTGAATCAGCAGCTCTGGCTGGCTCCGGGGCAGTGGCTACACATGCTTTTTACCGATGCCTTCGTGTGGGACAGTTGGAAGCTGGTATTTCATGGCTTTTCCAACACGCTGTTCATCATCAAACTGCTTTCCGTCCTGAACCTGGCCAGTTTGGGCAATGCGCTGCTGAATGGCTGTTATCTGTCGTTATTCAGCTTTATGGGTAGCTGGGAGCTGATACGACAGTTGCGGCTGCGTTGGCCGGCCGCCGCGCCGGGGCCCGGGGTAGTTGCCTTTCTGCTTTGGCCCACGGTGGTATACTGGACTTCCGGCCTTACCAAGGAAAGCTTGTTGGTGGGTAGTGGGGCATTGGTGCTGGCCTTGGTCATTCAGTTGGGCTACGGCAAGTCCGGTGCCACAGGCCGGGCCGTGGTGGCATTGTTTGTTGTCAGCCTGCTGCATTTCAAGATGCGCTATTTCTTCGCGGTAGTGCTTTTCGGGACGCTGGCGGGGCTGGCCCTGATTCTGGTGGTGCAGCGTTTGGAAGGCGCACGAAGCCGTTTGGCGCAAACGGTACTTATGCTGCTACTGCTGACGGGTGGCGGGTGGGCGGCCAGTGAAGTCAGCCCCGTGTTCCGGGCCAACAAATTCACCTCCCAACTCCAGCGCAACTACTCCGATTTGCTGAAGTCGTCCCGGTACCGGCCCCATCTGGAGTACCCTGCCTTGCAGCCTACTACTGCCAGTGTCATCCGGCACGCGCCGTTGGCCGTGGCCAGCACGTTGGCGCGGCCCTGGCCGTGGGAAGGAGGTACCCTGCTCTACGTAATAGCCGGGCTGGAAAACCTGGGGCTGCTGCTGGTGCTACTGCTAGCGGTGGTGGCTGTAGTGCGGCAGCGGCCCGGGCGGCTGCCGTTTGCGCTGGTGCTGGCTCTGTTGGTATACTGCTTGGTACTAGCGTCCCTGTTGGGGCTCACCACGCCCAATCTGGGCACGCTGAATCGATACCGCGTCACGTTTCTGCCGTTTCTGCTGCTGCTGGCGCTGCAGAACGAATATGCTGCCCGTCTGCTCCGGCGCTTCGGGCTGTAAGCAGCTGTTGGGCCGGAATCGGTAGAATGCCCGCAACCACCCGGCAACCCGTATCTTTGCGGCTGATTTTCTGAAAACTCACCGGCCACCTGCTGGTCGCTTCTCAATACCAATGGAAAACCCCGTAATCATCTTGGGCGCGCAGGCTGTTGGCACCGCTGCCCTCGATGCCTTTCAAAGCAACGACGTAGTAGTGTACTGCCTGCTCGATGACAAAGCCGAACTGCAGAACACCGAATTGAACGACGTGCCCGTGATGGGCAACACCGACGACAAAGAGCTGCTCAAGCTGTTGGGCAAGAAGTGCGAAGTATTTGTGGCCACCGAGGATACGGCCAGTCGCCGCAGCCTCACCAACATGCTGCGCGAGGAATACACCGTAGCCCCCGTAAATGCTATTCACCAGCGCGCCAGCGTTTCGGCGCACGCCTGGCTGGGCCACGGTAACCTTATCGGGGCCAACGCCGTGGTAGCCGGCACCGCCAAACTCGGTGACGGTTGCATTGTGGGGCCGAACGCCGTGCTGGACGTGAAAGTGGAGGTGGGCGACTACGCGCAGCTCGGGGCCGGGGTCATCCTTAATGCCGATGTGCAGGTAGGCGAGCTGGCCTTCATCGGGGCTGGGGCCGTAGTAGTGGCCGGGGTGAAAATCGGGGCCAAAGCCCGCGTCGGGGCCGGCTCCGTTGTTGTAGCTGACGTTCCTGCCAACCAGACCGTATTCGGCAACCCGGCGCAGAAAGTATAGAGCCAAGAACTCAGACGATAGGAGTGACAATTAAGCTCATACTGATGAAGTATCAGTTCTCACTTCTAACCTCTCATTTCTATAAATTAAGCATGGACTACCTCGTTCTACTGTACTACTGTTACACGCCCATCGAGAATCCGGAGCAGTTCCGGGAGGAGCACCATCGGTTGTGCTTGGGGCTGAACCTGCTGGGCCGCATCATTGTGGCTGCCGAGGGGTTGAACGGCACCGTATCGGGCCGCCGGGAGGATTGCGAAGAATACATGCGTCTGGTGAAGGCCGACCCGCGCTTTGCTACCCTGGAGTTCAAGGTGGAAGAGGCACCGGCCCACACCTTCCAGAAGCTGCACGTGCGCGTGAAAGCGGAAATCGTGCATGTGGGTTTGCCGCACATCAAGCCCTATGAGCGTACCGGCATTCATCTCTCGCCCACCGAATTCCGCGACCTGAAAAACCAGGACGACGTGGTGGTGCTCGACGTGCGCTCCGACTACGAGCACAGCCTCGGCCGCTTCAAAAACGCCGTGACGCTGGA containing:
- a CDS encoding NeuD/PglB/VioB family sugar acetyltransferase, with protein sequence MENPVIILGAQAVGTAALDAFQSNDVVVYCLLDDKAELQNTELNDVPVMGNTDDKELLKLLGKKCEVFVATEDTASRRSLTNMLREEYTVAPVNAIHQRASVSAHAWLGHGNLIGANAVVAGTAKLGDGCIVGPNAVLDVKVEVGDYAQLGAGVILNADVQVGELAFIGAGAVVVAGVKIGAKARVGAGSVVVADVPANQTVFGNPAQKV